Proteins encoded by one window of Chondromyces crocatus:
- a CDS encoding dihydrolipoamide acetyltransferase family protein: MAKGADRRRGGDDAAPEQPSSTEPGRVRASPYVRKLAREHELDLKQLSGSGPGGRIIARDVEAALKSPPPARAAEPPKAKKAAGAKPVEGKQSPPPARPAPAPEAEGLAAPESRPLSMMRKAIARRLTESKQTVPHFYLTIDIDADPLNVLREQINAELAAGAPKGEEAQKISFNDLLIKACAIALKRVPECNAQFTADAILVHKRVDISVAVAVPEGLMTPVLRNADQKSVLQIASEVRDLAQRARSKKLRADEMANGTFSISNLGMFGIDEFAAVINPPEGAILAVGQVRREPVVKDEQIVPGRRMAMTLSCDHRVVDGAVGATFLKALRQLLERPMHILL; this comes from the coding sequence GTGGCCAAGGGAGCCGACCGCCGTCGAGGTGGCGACGACGCCGCTCCTGAGCAGCCTTCGTCGACGGAACCCGGCCGAGTCCGAGCTTCTCCGTACGTTCGCAAGCTCGCGCGCGAGCATGAGCTCGATCTCAAGCAGCTCTCGGGCTCTGGCCCTGGTGGCCGGATCATCGCGCGGGATGTCGAGGCGGCGCTGAAGTCACCGCCTCCCGCCCGTGCAGCGGAGCCGCCGAAGGCGAAGAAGGCCGCCGGCGCGAAGCCCGTGGAAGGGAAGCAATCCCCTCCCCCGGCTCGCCCCGCTCCCGCCCCGGAGGCCGAAGGCCTTGCGGCGCCCGAGTCACGGCCGCTCAGCATGATGCGCAAGGCCATCGCGCGTCGGCTCACCGAGTCGAAGCAGACGGTCCCGCACTTCTATCTGACCATCGACATCGACGCGGATCCGCTGAACGTGCTCCGCGAACAGATCAACGCCGAACTCGCCGCTGGCGCCCCCAAGGGCGAGGAGGCGCAGAAGATCTCGTTCAACGACCTGCTGATCAAGGCGTGCGCCATCGCGCTGAAGCGCGTCCCGGAGTGCAACGCGCAGTTCACTGCCGACGCCATTCTCGTCCACAAGCGGGTCGACATCTCCGTGGCCGTCGCCGTCCCCGAAGGGCTGATGACGCCCGTCCTGCGCAACGCCGACCAGAAGTCGGTGCTTCAGATCGCGAGCGAGGTGCGCGACCTCGCGCAGCGAGCGCGCTCGAAGAAGCTGCGCGCGGATGAGATGGCCAACGGGACGTTCTCCATCTCCAACCTGGGGATGTTCGGCATCGACGAGTTCGCCGCCGTGATCAACCCGCCGGAGGGCGCGATCCTGGCCGTCGGGCAGGTCCGTCGGGAACCCGTCGTGAAGGACGAGCAGATCGTCCCTGGCCGACGGATGGCGATGACACTGTCGTGCGACCATCGGGTCGTCGACGGCGCCGTGGGCGCGACGTTCCTGAAGGCGCTACGGCAGCTCCTGGAGCGGCCGATGCACATCCTCCTCTGA
- a CDS encoding pyruvate dehydrogenase complex E1 component subunit beta, translating to MSTLRYREAVRAAMIEEMDRDSRVYLVGEEVGHYQGAYKVSEGMLERFGPKRVIDAPITESGFTGISIGAAMVGLRPIVEYMTWNFSAVAFDQILNNAAKIRQMSGGQFSVPIVLRAPNASARQVGSQHSHAMEHLYAHVPGLKVLAPATPADAKGLLKTAIRDDDPVLFMESETLYNVKGEVSDDPDLTIPMGVAKVTREGKDVTIVAWSRLAHVALQAAEELEKQGISAEIVDLRSIRPLDEETIVKSVRKTHRAVIAYEGWPFGGVGAEVSDRIQRLAFDDLDAPVLRVTTLDYPMPYNAKLEQHVIPNVPRILEAVNQVLYRS from the coding sequence ATGAGCACGCTGCGATATCGAGAGGCCGTTCGCGCGGCGATGATCGAGGAGATGGACCGCGACAGCCGGGTCTACCTCGTCGGCGAAGAGGTCGGGCACTACCAGGGCGCCTACAAGGTGAGCGAAGGGATGCTCGAGCGCTTCGGCCCGAAGCGGGTGATCGACGCCCCCATCACCGAGAGCGGGTTCACGGGGATCTCCATCGGGGCGGCCATGGTCGGCCTCCGGCCGATCGTCGAGTACATGACGTGGAATTTCTCCGCGGTCGCCTTCGATCAGATCCTCAACAACGCCGCCAAGATCCGGCAGATGTCGGGTGGGCAGTTCAGCGTCCCCATCGTGCTCCGGGCTCCGAATGCGTCGGCCCGGCAGGTCGGCTCGCAACACTCCCACGCGATGGAGCATCTCTATGCTCACGTGCCTGGCCTGAAGGTGCTGGCCCCCGCGACGCCTGCCGATGCGAAGGGCCTGCTGAAGACGGCCATCCGCGACGACGACCCGGTGCTGTTCATGGAGAGCGAGACGCTCTACAACGTGAAGGGTGAGGTATCGGACGATCCAGATCTCACCATCCCGATGGGCGTGGCGAAGGTGACCCGAGAGGGCAAGGACGTGACCATCGTGGCCTGGAGCCGCCTGGCGCATGTGGCCCTCCAGGCCGCGGAGGAGCTGGAGAAGCAAGGCATCAGCGCCGAGATCGTCGATCTGCGCTCGATCCGCCCCCTCGACGAGGAGACGATCGTGAAGAGCGTGCGGAAGACCCACAGGGCCGTCATCGCTTACGAGGGGTGGCCCTTCGGTGGCGTGGGCGCGGAGGTCTCGGACCGGATCCAGCGGCTCGCCTTCGACGATCTCGACGCACCCGTGCTTCGCGTGACGACGCTCGATTACCCGATGCCGTACAACGCAAAGCTCGAGCAGCACGTGATTCCGAACGTGCCGCGGATCCTCGAGGCCGTGAACCAGGTGCTCTACCGGAGCTGA
- the pdhA gene encoding pyruvate dehydrogenase (acetyl-transferring) E1 component subunit alpha, with product MTTLDTSDELHLKLYRQMFLIRRFEEEAARAYAQGKIGGFLHLYIGQEAIAVGAHAAMRHDDYMLTTYRDHGLALARGMTARSAMAELFGKVTGCSKGLGGSMHFFDREHNMLGGYGIVGGHIPIGVGTAFASKYRDEDRVSMVFFGEGAVSIGDFHEGMSLASLWRLPVVFVCENNEYAMGTPLSRTLSVADVSQKALGYGMARERFAAENVLQVRDRLHAVVDRVRETQEPTLVEIQTYRFRGHSMSDPGKYRTKDELDERKRKDVVLRSRLELEEKGHAEALERLEKEVEEEIADAIRFADESEEPGPELLASTTYTGAFAR from the coding sequence ATGACGACGTTGGATACGAGCGACGAGCTGCACCTCAAGCTCTACCGGCAGATGTTCCTCATCCGCCGGTTCGAGGAAGAAGCGGCAAGGGCATACGCGCAAGGCAAGATCGGCGGCTTCTTGCACCTGTACATCGGGCAAGAAGCGATCGCCGTGGGGGCCCATGCGGCGATGCGACACGACGACTACATGCTGACCACGTACCGCGATCACGGCCTGGCGCTGGCGCGCGGGATGACGGCGCGGTCAGCGATGGCCGAGCTGTTCGGCAAGGTCACTGGCTGCTCCAAGGGCCTGGGCGGCTCGATGCACTTCTTCGACCGCGAGCACAACATGCTCGGCGGCTACGGGATCGTCGGCGGTCACATCCCCATCGGGGTGGGCACGGCCTTCGCCTCGAAGTACCGGGACGAGGATCGCGTGTCGATGGTGTTCTTCGGCGAGGGGGCGGTGAGCATCGGCGACTTCCACGAGGGCATGTCGCTGGCCTCGCTGTGGCGACTGCCCGTCGTGTTCGTCTGCGAGAACAACGAGTACGCGATGGGAACGCCGCTCTCGCGGACGCTCAGCGTGGCAGACGTCTCGCAGAAGGCTCTCGGCTACGGGATGGCTCGCGAACGGTTTGCCGCCGAGAACGTCCTCCAGGTGCGCGATCGGCTCCACGCCGTCGTGGATCGGGTGCGGGAGACGCAGGAGCCGACGCTCGTGGAGATCCAGACCTACCGGTTCCGCGGCCACTCGATGAGCGATCCCGGGAAATACCGGACCAAGGACGAGCTGGACGAGCGCAAGCGGAAGGACGTGGTCCTGCGCTCCCGCCTCGAGCTGGAGGAGAAGGGACACGCAGAGGCGCTGGAGCGCCTCGAGAAAGAAGTCGAAGAAGAGATCGCCGACGCGATCCGCTTCGCCGACGAGAGCGAAGAGCCGGGGCCGGAGCTCCTGGCCTCCACCACGTACACGGGAGCGTTCGCGCGATGA
- a CDS encoding MopE-related protein, which yields MLREMCAAAAAGLTLVLLTEGTAGAAPVRVIEGEQLLRGEHLFSELVVRPNGILRVARDGVNPGTLHIRAGRIVVEAGGSIDATSAGYPGADAADGAAPTGTASGGRRQATPGGPGSGGGSAGAGAAGVTLLCAPFGGVPGGSSYADPVSALWPGSAGGASFPLTTTGPSRGGHGGGFIRLEAAEIQIDGLVAARGGDGLNVLELGSGGGAGGAVEIIAVELSGGGVISVRGGRGGTGSSSHGGGGGGGVVVLRTQDPLQAVPAVELHGGESGPCSGAVGGQGVLFRDALEACLDVDGDGHGAMLCGGDDCDDGNPNISPDAADDRCDGVDDDCDGIPDQDLASDACPDDSRCEAGVCESLGGEGGGTDGGPSGSPAPERLELQGGCGIGSSAGFSRTMRSSGVAMTLSAIVVGALVHRRRIVRRTKVS from the coding sequence ATGTTGCGGGAGATGTGTGCTGCTGCGGCAGCGGGCTTGACGCTGGTCCTGCTCACCGAGGGGACGGCGGGAGCAGCCCCCGTGCGGGTCATCGAGGGGGAGCAGCTCCTCCGCGGAGAGCACCTGTTCTCAGAACTCGTCGTGCGGCCGAATGGCATCCTGCGGGTGGCGCGGGACGGGGTGAATCCGGGCACCTTGCACATCCGGGCGGGCCGGATCGTGGTCGAGGCCGGCGGGAGCATCGACGCGACCAGTGCGGGGTATCCAGGGGCCGACGCAGCCGATGGCGCCGCCCCTACCGGGACCGCCTCCGGTGGACGGCGCCAGGCCACCCCCGGCGGACCTGGCTCGGGTGGCGGCAGCGCGGGCGCAGGCGCCGCCGGGGTGACCCTGCTGTGCGCCCCGTTCGGCGGCGTCCCCGGTGGCTCGAGCTACGCGGATCCGGTGAGCGCGCTCTGGCCAGGCAGCGCGGGCGGCGCGTCCTTCCCCCTGACGACCACCGGGCCCTCGCGCGGAGGGCATGGCGGCGGCTTCATCCGGCTGGAAGCGGCGGAGATCCAGATCGATGGCCTGGTGGCAGCGCGCGGAGGCGATGGCCTCAACGTGCTGGAGCTCGGCTCGGGTGGTGGCGCCGGTGGCGCAGTCGAGATCATCGCCGTCGAACTCTCGGGTGGCGGGGTGATCTCGGTCCGCGGAGGTCGAGGAGGCACCGGGAGCAGCTCCCACGGCGGTGGCGGTGGCGGTGGCGTGGTGGTCCTCAGGACACAGGACCCGCTGCAAGCGGTCCCCGCCGTCGAACTTCACGGAGGCGAGAGCGGCCCTTGCTCGGGCGCAGTCGGTGGCCAGGGGGTGCTGTTCCGGGATGCGCTGGAGGCGTGCCTCGATGTCGACGGCGATGGCCACGGCGCGATGCTCTGCGGCGGAGACGACTGTGACGACGGCAACCCGAACATCTCACCGGACGCTGCGGATGATCGGTGTGACGGGGTGGACGACGACTGCGATGGGATCCCGGATCAGGATCTGGCCAGCGACGCATGCCCCGACGACAGCCGCTGCGAAGCGGGCGTATGTGAGTCTCTCGGCGGAGAGGGCGGAGGGACGGATGGCGGACCTTCGGGATCACCAGCGCCCGAGCGCCTGGAGCTTCAGGGAGGCTGCGGCATCGGGTCGAGCGCAGGTTTTTCGCGAACCATGCGCAGTTCGGGCGTCGCAATGACGCTCAGCGCCATCGTCGTGGGAGCACTCGTCCACCGCAGGCGCATTGTCAGACGCACCAAAGTCTCCTAA
- a CDS encoding serine/threonine-protein kinase → MSQPSSPDSEAERRPAPVPGGSAGSPDLAPQASSAAQGGLPLSIGRYRVLRVLGEGAMGRVLLAHDPVLDREVALKHLRDDLRIPRDVRDGLVIRMRHEARAAARVTHPNIVTLHDMGEDPGLGMYLVFEYVEGPTLKERLYDGPLSPQQAARLARELGEALTLAHKAGVVHRDVKPENIILASTGGKVADFGIARIPDSTLTHQGGLMGTPAYSAPETFKAGRFSPASDQFSLAAVMYEATSGERAFPGDDAVTVTARIAHESPEAVGKQLGCPALDDVLARGLAKRPEDRYPSCEAFGHALALALEGVPGFRAQGFPAAAPSSPGQGSDPRLAAFPGGREAMPSGLVDTGSSGLRTDSSFPQRDRKLGQVILGGAVIVVTAMLLLRTALRSVDGSDASPAAEETSATVATASTAPTVQARPPSPTKVTRPRVDPATSTGGRPSTDAELDAGVPPDAQGSATGSEDGTEAAGENDAPTPPPDPASSVDATGGDVPSDLVERR, encoded by the coding sequence GTGTCCCAGCCGTCGTCGCCCGACTCTGAGGCCGAGCGCCGCCCCGCACCCGTGCCCGGCGGCTCCGCCGGATCTCCAGATCTCGCTCCGCAGGCTTCGAGCGCGGCGCAAGGTGGGCTGCCGCTCTCCATCGGCCGCTACCGGGTGCTGCGGGTGCTCGGCGAGGGAGCGATGGGCCGCGTCCTCCTGGCGCACGATCCCGTGCTCGATCGCGAGGTGGCGCTGAAGCACCTGCGCGACGATCTGCGCATCCCGCGCGATGTGCGTGATGGCCTGGTGATCCGGATGCGGCACGAGGCCCGGGCCGCGGCCCGGGTCACGCACCCGAACATCGTGACGTTGCACGACATGGGCGAGGACCCGGGCCTCGGCATGTACCTCGTGTTCGAGTACGTGGAGGGGCCGACGCTGAAGGAGCGCCTGTACGATGGTCCTCTCTCGCCGCAGCAGGCCGCTCGCCTCGCCCGCGAGCTGGGCGAAGCCCTGACGCTCGCCCACAAGGCCGGCGTCGTGCACCGCGACGTGAAACCGGAGAACATCATCCTCGCCAGCACCGGAGGAAAGGTGGCCGACTTCGGGATCGCCCGGATCCCCGACTCCACGCTGACGCACCAGGGTGGGCTGATGGGCACGCCAGCGTACAGCGCGCCGGAGACGTTCAAGGCCGGCAGGTTCTCACCCGCGAGCGACCAGTTCTCGCTCGCCGCCGTGATGTACGAGGCCACCTCGGGCGAGCGCGCCTTTCCTGGCGACGACGCGGTGACGGTGACCGCGCGCATCGCGCACGAGTCGCCCGAGGCCGTGGGAAAGCAGCTCGGGTGCCCTGCCCTCGACGATGTGCTCGCCCGGGGGCTGGCCAAGCGGCCCGAGGATCGCTACCCGAGCTGCGAGGCATTCGGTCATGCGCTCGCCCTCGCGCTGGAGGGAGTCCCAGGGTTCCGCGCGCAGGGTTTTCCGGCGGCCGCGCCCTCATCCCCCGGCCAGGGCTCGGATCCGAGGCTGGCTGCGTTTCCCGGAGGGCGCGAGGCGATGCCGTCGGGTCTGGTCGACACCGGCTCCTCCGGGCTGCGGACGGACAGCTCGTTCCCCCAGCGCGATCGCAAACTGGGCCAGGTGATCCTCGGTGGCGCGGTGATCGTGGTGACGGCGATGCTGCTGCTCCGGACCGCCCTGCGCTCGGTCGACGGGAGCGACGCCTCGCCCGCCGCGGAAGAGACGAGCGCGACGGTGGCGACGGCGAGCACGGCGCCCACGGTGCAAGCGCGACCGCCCTCCCCCACCAAGGTGACGCGTCCCAGGGTCGATCCCGCCACGTCCACGGGAGGGCGACCGTCGACGGACGCCGAGCTGGACGCGGGGGTCCCCCCCGATGCCCAGGGAAGCGCGACCGGAAGCGAGGACGGGACGGAAGCGGCCGGAGAGAACGACGCGCCCACGCCGCCGCCGGACCCGGCATCGAGCGTCGACGCGACGGGGGGCGATGTCCCCTCGGATCTCGTGGAACGACGCTGA